The following proteins are encoded in a genomic region of Saccharopolyspora antimicrobica:
- the tyrS gene encoding tyrosine--tRNA ligase, giving the protein MSENILDELTWRGLIAQSTDLDSLRRELDQGPLTLYAGFDPTGPSLHAGHLIPILTLRRFQQAGHRPVVLAGGATGMIGDPRDVGERNLHDENTVQEWTEKIRAQLSSFVDFDDSPTGAIMENNAHWTADLPVTAFLRDIGKHFSVNTMLARDTVKRRLETDGISYTEFSYMLLQANDYVQLNRKYGTLLQLGGSDQWGNIIAGVDLVRKQQGVAAHALTLPLVTDSEGRKFGKSTGGGNVWLDPTMTTPYAWYQYFVNAADADVAKYLRLFTFLGREEIAELERTTEEKPQLRAAQKRLAEELTTLVHGADATRKVIAASQALFGRGELAELDEATLDSAMAAVPTAEVRLSDAPSLVDLLVETGLANGKGAARRTIKEGGAYVNNVKIADEEWSPSTEELLHGRWLVLRRGKRHTAGVRVVH; this is encoded by the coding sequence GTGAGTGAGAACATCCTCGACGAGCTGACCTGGCGCGGACTGATCGCGCAATCCACCGACCTCGACTCGCTGCGACGGGAACTCGACCAGGGGCCGCTCACCCTCTATGCCGGCTTCGACCCGACCGGGCCGAGCCTGCACGCCGGACACCTGATCCCGATCCTGACCCTGCGCCGCTTCCAGCAGGCCGGCCACCGGCCGGTGGTGCTGGCCGGCGGCGCCACCGGGATGATCGGCGACCCGCGCGACGTCGGTGAGCGCAACCTGCACGACGAGAACACCGTGCAGGAGTGGACCGAGAAGATCCGCGCCCAGCTGTCCTCCTTCGTCGACTTCGACGACTCGCCGACCGGGGCGATCATGGAGAACAACGCGCACTGGACGGCCGACCTGCCGGTCACCGCGTTCCTGCGCGACATCGGCAAGCACTTCTCGGTGAACACGATGCTGGCCAGGGACACCGTTAAGCGGCGCCTGGAGACCGACGGCATCTCCTACACGGAGTTCAGCTACATGCTGCTGCAGGCCAACGACTACGTGCAGCTCAACCGCAAGTACGGCACGCTGCTCCAGCTCGGCGGCTCCGACCAGTGGGGCAACATCATCGCCGGCGTCGACCTGGTCCGGAAGCAGCAGGGCGTCGCCGCGCACGCGCTGACCCTGCCGCTGGTCACCGACTCCGAGGGGCGGAAGTTCGGCAAGTCCACCGGCGGCGGGAACGTCTGGCTCGACCCGACGATGACCACGCCGTACGCCTGGTACCAGTACTTCGTGAACGCGGCCGACGCCGACGTGGCGAAGTACCTGCGCCTGTTCACCTTCCTCGGCCGCGAGGAGATCGCGGAACTGGAGCGCACCACCGAGGAGAAACCGCAGCTGCGCGCCGCGCAGAAGCGCCTCGCCGAGGAGCTGACCACGCTGGTCCACGGTGCGGACGCGACGCGGAAGGTGATCGCGGCCAGCCAGGCGCTGTTCGGCCGCGGCGAGCTGGCCGAGCTCGACGAGGCGACGCTGGACTCGGCGATGGCCGCGGTGCCGACCGCGGAGGTCCGGCTCTCGGACGCGCCGAGCCTGGTCGACCTGCTGGTGGAGACCGGCCTGGCGAACGGCAAGGGCGCTGCGCGACGCACCATCAAGGAGGGCGGCGCGTACGTCAACAACGTCAAGATCGCTGATGAGGAGTGGTCTCCGAGCACGGAGGAACTGCTCCACGGCCGCTGGCTGGTTCTTCGCCGTGGCAAGCGTCACACTGCGGGCGTTCGCGTGGTGCACTAG
- a CDS encoding DNA-3-methyladenine glycosylase produces the protein MSQVKRDELALDPLWVARRLLGCELRSNSPEGEVAVRLVEVEAYRGLDDPASHCYRGRTERNAVMFGPAGHLYVYFVYGLHFCINVVCLTDGVPGAVLLRAGEITTGLDLARSRRPAVRKDVQLASGPARLAGVLGITREHNGIDLTDPESPIRLVNGTQVAEDDVRSGPRVGVAAAMDLPWRTWVDGSAAVSTYRRGTRRRARARA, from the coding sequence GTGAGCCAGGTGAAGCGCGACGAACTCGCCCTCGACCCGCTGTGGGTGGCTCGGCGGCTGCTCGGCTGCGAGCTGCGCTCGAACAGCCCCGAGGGCGAGGTCGCCGTCCGACTGGTCGAGGTCGAGGCCTACCGCGGCCTGGATGACCCGGCGTCGCACTGCTACCGCGGCCGGACCGAGCGCAACGCGGTGATGTTCGGCCCGGCCGGTCATCTGTACGTGTACTTCGTCTACGGGCTGCACTTCTGCATCAACGTGGTGTGCCTGACCGATGGCGTCCCCGGTGCGGTCCTGCTCCGCGCCGGGGAGATCACCACCGGCCTGGACCTGGCGCGGTCCCGGCGCCCGGCGGTCCGCAAGGACGTCCAGCTGGCCAGCGGCCCGGCCCGGCTGGCGGGCGTGCTCGGCATCACCCGCGAGCACAACGGCATCGACCTCACCGACCCGGAGTCACCCATCCGGTTGGTCAACGGCACGCAGGTCGCCGAGGACGACGTCCGCAGCGGCCCGCGCGTCGGAGTGGCCGCGGCCATGGACCTGCCGTGGCGGACCTGGGTGGACGGCTCGGCGGCCGTCAGCACCTACCGCCGCGGCACCCGCCGCCGAGCCCGGGCCCGGGCGTAA
- the argH gene encoding argininosuccinate lyase, translating into MTQQGSEPTKLWGGRFASGPAEAMAALSLSTHFDWRLAPYDIAGSRAHARVLHHAGLLTADELERMLQGLDVLAADVESGAFKPVIDDEDVHTALERGLLERVGPELGGKLRAGRSRNDQVATLFRMWLRDANRRVASGVLDIVDALVAQATDHPDAVLPGRTHLQHAQPVLLAHHLLAHCQALLRDVARIRDWDARTAYSPYGSGALAGSSLGLDPQAVAAELGFDGAVDNSIDGTASRDFAAEAAFCLAMLGVNLSRIAEEVIIWNTAEFGYVTLDDAWATGSSIMPQKKNPDVAELARGKSGRLIGNLSGLLATLKAQPLAYNRDLQEDKEPVFDSVEQLDLLLPAMAGMLGTLTFHTERLAELAPAGFTLATDIAEWLVRQGVPFRVAHEASGECVRTAEARGVGLEDLTDEELAAANPALTPQVREVLTVEGSIASRDAHGGTAPDRVREQRERVISAAREHRDWLSK; encoded by the coding sequence GTGACGCAGCAAGGCAGCGAGCCCACCAAGCTCTGGGGCGGCCGGTTCGCCTCCGGCCCGGCCGAGGCGATGGCCGCGCTGAGCCTGTCGACCCACTTCGACTGGCGCCTGGCGCCCTACGACATCGCCGGCTCCCGCGCCCACGCCCGCGTGCTGCACCACGCCGGCCTGCTCACCGCCGACGAGCTCGAACGGATGCTCCAGGGCCTCGACGTCCTGGCCGCCGACGTCGAATCCGGCGCCTTCAAGCCGGTGATCGACGACGAGGACGTGCACACGGCCCTCGAACGCGGCCTGCTGGAGCGCGTCGGCCCGGAACTCGGCGGCAAGCTGCGCGCCGGCCGCTCCCGCAACGACCAGGTCGCCACCCTGTTCCGGATGTGGCTGCGCGACGCCAACCGCCGCGTGGCGAGCGGCGTCCTGGACATCGTCGACGCCCTCGTCGCCCAGGCCACCGACCACCCCGACGCCGTCCTGCCCGGCCGCACGCACCTCCAGCACGCCCAGCCGGTGCTGCTGGCGCACCACCTGCTGGCGCACTGCCAGGCGCTGCTGCGCGACGTGGCGCGCATCCGCGACTGGGACGCGCGCACCGCGTACTCGCCCTACGGCTCCGGTGCGCTGGCGGGCTCCTCGCTCGGCCTCGACCCGCAGGCCGTCGCCGCCGAGCTCGGCTTCGACGGCGCCGTGGACAACTCCATCGACGGCACGGCGTCCCGCGACTTCGCCGCCGAAGCGGCGTTCTGCCTGGCGATGCTCGGCGTCAACCTCTCCCGGATCGCCGAAGAGGTGATCATCTGGAACACCGCCGAGTTCGGCTACGTGACCCTGGACGACGCCTGGGCCACCGGCAGCTCGATCATGCCGCAGAAGAAGAACCCCGACGTCGCCGAACTCGCCCGCGGCAAGTCCGGCCGGCTCATCGGCAACCTCAGCGGCCTGCTGGCCACGCTCAAGGCGCAGCCGCTGGCCTACAACCGCGACCTGCAGGAGGACAAGGAGCCGGTCTTCGACTCCGTCGAGCAGCTCGACCTGCTGCTGCCCGCGATGGCGGGCATGCTCGGCACCCTGACCTTCCACACCGAGCGGCTCGCCGAACTCGCACCCGCCGGCTTCACCCTGGCCACCGACATCGCCGAGTGGCTGGTCCGCCAGGGCGTGCCGTTCCGGGTGGCGCACGAGGCGTCGGGGGAGTGCGTGCGCACCGCCGAAGCCCGCGGCGTCGGCCTGGAGGACCTGACCGACGAGGAGCTGGCCGCGGCCAACCCGGCGCTGACCCCGCAGGTGCGCGAGGTGCTCACCGTCGAAGGCTCCATCGCCTCCCGCGACGCGCACGGCGGCACCGCTCCGGACCGCGTCCGTGAGCAGCGCGAACGAGTGATCTCGGCGGCGCGCGAACATCGCGACTGGCTGTCTAAGTGA
- a CDS encoding argininosuccinate synthase domain-containing protein yields MSERVVLAYYGDAESSAALEGLDEAEVVAITVDLGQGGEDLAAIRRRALDRGAAEAVVVDARDEFAEQYCLPALQAHALHLGRYPLVAELSRPLIAKHLVAAADEFGAGAVAHGCETDIAALDPRLAVIAPSGGASPALGQNVWGRIAETAVPQDFWRAEPEWPEELTIKFDRGVPVAVDGETVTVLQAVQELNRRAGAHGVGHDRHRAPGAIALITAHQELEEVTLERELIRFKRTVGQRWTELVRDGMWFSPLKEALDAFIADSQHQVSGEVRIVLHAGRAMVRDRRTEEPRRAEHLPTWYDSLRAGSAPALRPSHHRPPEGVRTVNFARH; encoded by the coding sequence ATGAGTGAGCGCGTGGTGCTCGCCTACTACGGCGACGCGGAGTCGTCCGCAGCCCTCGAAGGGCTCGACGAGGCCGAAGTCGTGGCGATCACGGTGGACCTCGGCCAGGGCGGCGAAGACCTGGCGGCGATCCGCCGACGCGCCCTCGACCGCGGGGCCGCCGAAGCGGTGGTCGTCGACGCCCGCGACGAGTTCGCCGAGCAGTACTGCCTGCCCGCGCTCCAGGCGCACGCGCTCCACCTGGGCCGGTACCCGCTGGTCGCGGAGTTGTCCCGGCCGCTGATCGCCAAGCACCTCGTCGCCGCCGCCGACGAGTTCGGCGCGGGAGCGGTCGCGCACGGCTGCGAGACCGACATCGCCGCGCTCGATCCCCGCTTGGCGGTCATCGCTCCCAGCGGCGGAGCGAGCCCGGCGCTCGGACAGAACGTCTGGGGCCGGATCGCGGAAACCGCTGTCCCGCAGGACTTCTGGCGCGCCGAACCGGAATGGCCCGAAGAACTGACGATCAAGTTCGACCGAGGCGTCCCGGTGGCCGTCGACGGCGAGACCGTCACCGTGCTGCAAGCCGTACAGGAGCTCAACCGCCGGGCCGGCGCGCACGGCGTCGGACACGACCGGCACCGCGCACCGGGCGCGATCGCGCTGATCACCGCGCACCAGGAGCTGGAAGAGGTGACCCTGGAACGGGAGCTGATCCGCTTCAAGCGCACCGTCGGGCAGCGCTGGACCGAGCTGGTCCGCGACGGCATGTGGTTCTCCCCGCTCAAGGAGGCCCTCGACGCCTTCATCGCGGACTCGCAGCACCAGGTCTCCGGCGAGGTCCGGATCGTCCTGCACGCGGGCCGCGCGATGGTCCGCGACCGGCGCACCGAGGAACCCCGCCGCGCCGAGCACCTCCCGACCTGGTACGACTCGCTCCGAGCGGGGTCCGCACCGGCGCTGCGGCCAAGCCACCACCGCCCACCCGAAGGGGTGAGGACGGTCAATTTCGCGCGACATTGA
- a CDS encoding arginine repressor, which translates to MTSRVARQARIVELVSANGIRSQTELAKLLADDGIEVTQATLSRDLDELGAVKLRGADGGAAVYVIPEDGSPVRGVQGGTSRLSRLLGELLVSADGSGNLTVLRTPPGAAQFLASAIDRASLPEVVGSIAGDDTVMIVAREPLTGRELGERFTAMAAGAADAAESNGRT; encoded by the coding sequence ATGACGAGTCGAGTCGCGCGGCAGGCCCGCATCGTCGAACTGGTCTCCGCCAACGGGATCCGCAGCCAGACCGAACTGGCCAAGCTGCTCGCCGACGACGGCATCGAGGTCACCCAGGCCACCCTGTCCCGGGACCTGGACGAGCTCGGCGCGGTCAAGCTGCGCGGCGCAGACGGGGGAGCGGCGGTCTACGTCATCCCCGAGGACGGCAGCCCCGTCCGCGGTGTGCAGGGCGGGACCTCGCGGCTGAGCCGGCTGCTCGGCGAGCTGCTGGTCAGCGCCGACGGATCGGGCAACCTGACGGTCCTGCGCACCCCGCCGGGCGCGGCCCAGTTCCTGGCCAGCGCGATCGACCGGGCCTCGCTGCCGGAGGTCGTCGGATCCATCGCGGGCGACGACACCGTGATGATCGTCGCCCGCGAACCGCTCACCGGCCGCGAGCTGGGCGAGCGGTTCACCGCGATGGCCGCCGGTGCCGCCGATGCGGCGGAGAGCAACGGGAGAACGTAG
- the argF gene encoding ornithine carbamoyltransferase has translation MPRHFLRDDDLTPAEQAEVLDLADQFKADPLGSDALAGPKAVAVLFEKNSTRTRLSFEVGIAQLGGHPVVVDGRMMQLGREETIEDTSRVLSRYVDAVVWRTFAQARIDAMASVSRVPVINALTDEFHPCQVLADLQTIRERHGKLEGLTLTYLGDGANNMAHSLMVGGVTAGMHVRIGAPENFRPLDWVLAAAKARAAETGGSVELFSTPEAAVDGADVLVTDAWTSMGQENDGKDRVSPFRPFQVNAQLLAATGKADTSVLHCLPAHRGMEITDEVIDGPASAVFDEAENRLHAQKALLAWLVRRP, from the coding sequence ATGCCCCGCCACTTCCTCCGCGACGACGACCTCACCCCCGCGGAGCAGGCCGAGGTCCTCGACCTCGCCGACCAGTTCAAGGCCGACCCGCTCGGCTCCGACGCGCTCGCCGGTCCCAAGGCGGTCGCGGTGCTGTTCGAGAAGAACTCCACCCGCACCCGGCTGTCCTTCGAGGTCGGCATCGCCCAGCTCGGCGGCCACCCGGTCGTCGTGGACGGGCGGATGATGCAGCTCGGCCGCGAGGAGACCATCGAGGACACCTCCCGGGTCCTGTCCCGCTACGTCGACGCCGTGGTGTGGCGGACCTTCGCGCAGGCCCGCATCGACGCGATGGCCTCGGTCTCCCGCGTCCCGGTGATCAACGCGCTGACCGACGAGTTCCACCCCTGCCAGGTCCTCGCCGACCTGCAGACCATCCGCGAGCGGCACGGCAAGCTCGAAGGCCTCACCCTGACCTACCTCGGCGACGGCGCCAACAACATGGCGCACTCGCTGATGGTCGGCGGCGTCACCGCGGGCATGCACGTGCGCATCGGCGCCCCGGAGAACTTCCGGCCGCTGGACTGGGTGCTGGCGGCGGCCAAGGCGCGCGCCGCCGAGACCGGCGGCTCCGTCGAGCTCTTCAGCACCCCGGAGGCCGCCGTGGACGGCGCCGACGTCCTGGTCACCGACGCCTGGACCTCGATGGGCCAGGAGAACGACGGCAAGGACCGGGTCAGCCCGTTCCGGCCGTTCCAGGTCAACGCCCAACTGCTCGCCGCCACCGGCAAGGCCGACACCAGCGTGCTGCACTGCCTGCCGGCGCACCGCGGCATGGAGATCACCGACGAGGTGATCGACGGCCCGGCCAGCGCGGTGTTCGACGAGGCGGAGAACCGGCTGCACGCCCAGAAGGCGCTGCTGGCGTGGTTGGTGCGACGACCATGA
- a CDS encoding acetylornithine transaminase has protein sequence MNPERGHHCESRRGGTAGNAAGAQRWQASMMDNYGTPKLTLVSGSGAEVTDADGKTYLDFLSGIAVNSLGHAHPAVVRAVSEQVGKLGHVSNLYVHEQGLALAERLLGLVGAPGRVLFCNSGAEANEAAFKIARLTGRAKIVATRGGFHGRTMGALALTGQPAKQQPFEPLPPGVVHVPYGDVSALESEVDDNTAAVFLEPIQGENGVIVPPEGYLQAAREITARNGALLVLDEVQTGIGRTGSWFAFQRTGIVPDVITLAKGLGGGLPIGACIGIGAAGDLLHPGQHGTTFGGNPVVCAAALAVLDTIAEDGLLDHVAKVGAELVTGLRQLDHPLIGEVRGDGLLIGIGLTEPVSARIAAAGQDAGFLLNPIQPDAIRLAPPLIVRSEQVQRLLAALPALLDAAKEND, from the coding sequence ATCAATCCGGAACGCGGCCACCACTGTGAATCGCGGAGAGGCGGAACAGCCGGCAACGCCGCGGGCGCGCAGCGCTGGCAAGCGTCCATGATGGACAACTACGGCACCCCGAAGCTGACCCTGGTCAGCGGCTCGGGCGCCGAGGTCACCGACGCCGACGGCAAGACCTACCTGGACTTCCTCAGCGGGATCGCGGTCAACTCCCTCGGCCACGCCCACCCCGCCGTCGTGCGCGCCGTCTCCGAGCAGGTCGGCAAGCTCGGCCACGTCTCCAACCTCTACGTGCACGAACAGGGTCTCGCGCTGGCCGAGCGGCTGCTGGGGCTGGTGGGCGCGCCGGGCCGCGTGCTGTTCTGCAACTCCGGTGCCGAGGCCAACGAAGCCGCCTTCAAGATCGCGCGGCTCACCGGCCGGGCCAAGATCGTGGCCACCCGGGGCGGCTTCCACGGCCGCACCATGGGCGCCCTCGCGCTCACCGGCCAGCCGGCCAAGCAGCAGCCGTTCGAACCGCTGCCGCCCGGCGTGGTGCACGTGCCCTACGGCGACGTCTCCGCGCTGGAGTCCGAAGTGGACGACAACACCGCCGCGGTGTTCCTGGAGCCGATCCAGGGCGAGAACGGCGTCATCGTCCCGCCCGAGGGCTACCTGCAGGCGGCCCGCGAGATCACCGCCCGCAACGGCGCGCTGCTCGTGCTCGACGAGGTGCAGACCGGCATCGGCCGCACCGGCTCCTGGTTCGCCTTCCAGCGCACGGGCATCGTGCCCGACGTGATCACCCTGGCCAAGGGCCTCGGCGGCGGCCTGCCCATCGGCGCCTGCATCGGCATCGGCGCCGCAGGCGACCTGCTGCACCCCGGCCAGCACGGCACCACCTTCGGCGGCAACCCGGTGGTCTGCGCGGCCGCGCTGGCGGTGCTGGACACCATCGCCGAGGACGGGCTGCTCGACCACGTCGCCAAGGTCGGCGCGGAACTCGTCACCGGCCTGCGGCAGCTCGACCACCCGCTGATCGGCGAAGTGCGCGGCGACGGCCTGCTGATCGGCATCGGCCTGACCGAACCGGTCTCGGCCAGGATCGCCGCCGCCGGGCAGGACGCCGGATTCCTGCTCAACCCCATCCAGCCGGACGCCATCCGGCTGGCCCCACCGCTGATCGTGCGGTCCGAGCAGGTGCAGCGACTGCTCGCCGCCCTGCCCGCGCTGCTCGACGCTGCCAAGGAGAACGACTGA
- the argB gene encoding acetylglutamate kinase, translating into MTPETTDRLATAAEKASVLVEALPWLQRFHGATIVVKYGGNAMVDDELKQAFATDMVFLRLAGLHPVVVHGGGPQITSMLDRLGMQGEFRGGLRVTSPETMDVVRMVLVGQVGRELVGLINQHGPHAVGMSGEDARLFTAERRTATVDGEAVDVGLVGDVVSVNPDAVLDLINAGRIPVVSTVAPDVDGVVHNVNADTAAGALAVALGAEKLVVLTDVEGLYTDWPDRSSLVSRLDADQLEELLPNLASGMVPKMEACLRAVRGGVPRAHVIDGRLAHSVLLEVFTSAGIGTMVLPAQNTEEK; encoded by the coding sequence ATGACTCCGGAAACCACCGACCGGCTGGCCACCGCCGCGGAGAAGGCCAGCGTCCTGGTCGAAGCGCTCCCGTGGCTGCAGCGCTTCCACGGCGCCACCATCGTGGTCAAGTACGGCGGCAACGCGATGGTCGACGACGAGCTCAAGCAGGCCTTCGCCACCGACATGGTGTTCCTGCGCCTGGCCGGGCTGCACCCGGTGGTGGTGCACGGCGGCGGCCCGCAGATCACCTCGATGCTCGACCGCCTCGGCATGCAGGGCGAGTTCCGCGGCGGCCTGCGGGTGACCTCCCCCGAGACCATGGACGTGGTGCGGATGGTGCTGGTCGGCCAGGTCGGGCGCGAGCTCGTCGGCCTGATCAACCAGCACGGCCCGCACGCGGTCGGCATGTCCGGCGAGGACGCCCGGCTGTTCACCGCTGAGCGCCGCACCGCCACCGTCGACGGCGAGGCGGTCGACGTCGGCCTGGTCGGCGACGTGGTCTCGGTCAACCCCGACGCGGTGCTGGACCTGATCAACGCCGGTCGCATCCCGGTGGTGTCCACCGTCGCACCCGACGTCGACGGCGTGGTGCACAACGTCAACGCCGACACCGCCGCCGGTGCGCTGGCCGTGGCCCTCGGCGCCGAGAAGCTCGTGGTGCTCACCGACGTCGAAGGCCTCTACACGGACTGGCCGGACCGCTCGTCGCTGGTGTCCCGGCTCGACGCCGACCAGCTCGAGGAGCTGCTGCCGAACCTGGCCTCGGGCATGGTCCCCAAGATGGAGGCGTGCCTGCGCGCGGTGCGCGGCGGGGTCCCGCGGGCGCACGTCATCGACGGACGCCTCGCGCACTCCGTGCTGCTGGAGGTCTTCACCAGCGCCGGCATCGGCACCATGGTGCTGCCGGCGCAGAACACCGAGGAGAAGTGA
- the argJ gene encoding bifunctional glutamate N-acetyltransferase/amino-acid acetyltransferase ArgJ has translation MSVTGPAGFRAAGVAAGIKAGGKRDLALVVNDGPQQAAAAVFTTNKVKAAPVLWSQQVLKEHKLRAVVLNSGCANACTGPEGFQDTHATAEKVAEVLGVGAIEVAVCSTGLIGERLPMDALLPGVDTANGALAGGAQAGLDAATAVLTTDTKPKQAFGQHDAGWSIGGFAKGAGMLAPNLATMLSVLTTDAVISGDDLDEALRAATRVTFDRLDVDGGTSTNDTVLVLASGASGVEVSKEDFTGLLTTVCADLVRQLQDDAEGATKTIDITVRGAVSEADAIAIGRTIAEDNLVKTAIFGSDPNWGRIAMALGRVDAEIDVDRLEIATNGVTLYAAGTKARDRSEADLSGREVEIVVDLHLGEHAATILTTDLSHAYVEENSAYSS, from the coding sequence ATGAGCGTGACCGGACCTGCCGGCTTCCGGGCGGCCGGGGTGGCCGCCGGGATCAAGGCCGGCGGCAAGCGCGACCTCGCGCTCGTCGTCAACGACGGACCGCAGCAGGCCGCGGCCGCGGTGTTCACCACCAACAAGGTCAAGGCCGCGCCCGTGCTGTGGTCGCAGCAGGTGCTCAAGGAGCACAAGCTGCGCGCGGTGGTGCTCAACTCCGGTTGCGCCAACGCCTGCACCGGCCCCGAGGGCTTCCAGGACACCCACGCCACCGCGGAGAAGGTCGCCGAGGTGCTCGGCGTCGGCGCCATCGAGGTGGCGGTCTGCTCGACCGGCCTGATCGGCGAGCGGCTGCCGATGGACGCGCTGCTGCCCGGCGTCGACACCGCGAACGGAGCGCTCGCGGGCGGTGCGCAGGCCGGTCTCGACGCGGCCACCGCGGTGCTCACCACCGACACCAAGCCCAAGCAGGCCTTCGGGCAGCACGACGCGGGCTGGTCGATCGGCGGCTTCGCCAAGGGCGCCGGAATGCTCGCGCCGAACCTGGCCACCATGCTCAGCGTCCTCACCACCGACGCGGTGATCAGCGGCGACGATCTGGACGAGGCGCTGCGCGCGGCCACCCGCGTCACCTTCGACCGGCTCGACGTCGACGGCGGCACCTCCACCAACGACACCGTGCTGGTGCTGGCTTCCGGCGCCTCCGGCGTCGAGGTGTCCAAAGAGGACTTCACCGGGCTGCTGACCACCGTCTGCGCGGACCTCGTCCGGCAGCTGCAGGACGACGCCGAGGGCGCCACCAAGACCATCGACATCACCGTGCGCGGCGCGGTCAGCGAAGCCGACGCGATCGCCATCGGCCGCACCATCGCCGAGGACAACCTGGTCAAGACCGCCATCTTCGGCTCCGACCCGAACTGGGGCCGCATCGCGATGGCGCTCGGCCGGGTGGACGCCGAGATCGACGTCGACCGGCTGGAGATCGCCACCAACGGCGTCACCCTCTACGCCGCGGGCACCAAGGCCCGCGACCGCAGCGAGGCCGACCTGTCCGGCCGCGAGGTCGAGATCGTGGTGGACCTGCACCTCGGCGAGCACGCCGCGACCATCCTGACCACCGACCTGTCCCACGCCTACGTCGAAGAGAACAGCGCCTACTCCTCATGA
- a CDS encoding ACT domain-containing protein, which yields MTGLSLRLHDELLAVGMVPAHANLALTGGNAPIHGSLTTRAGRTIVFPHSLAAEAGRDVRVEGPFRALEVQGPLDFALTGILAALLVPLADAGISVFTLSTFDTDWILVPADAAGKAAAVLTAAGHVVEMTEESK from the coding sequence GTGACCGGTCTCTCGCTCCGGCTGCACGACGAGCTGCTGGCCGTCGGCATGGTGCCCGCGCACGCCAACCTGGCGCTGACCGGCGGCAACGCGCCGATCCACGGCAGCCTGACCACCCGCGCGGGCCGCACCATCGTCTTCCCGCACTCGCTGGCCGCCGAAGCCGGGCGCGACGTGCGGGTGGAAGGCCCGTTCCGGGCGCTGGAGGTGCAGGGGCCGCTGGACTTCGCGCTGACCGGCATCCTGGCCGCGCTGCTGGTGCCGCTGGCCGACGCCGGGATCAGCGTCTTCACCCTGTCCACCTTCGACACCGACTGGATCCTGGTCCCGGCCGACGCCGCCGGGAAGGCCGCGGCCGTGCTCACCGCGGCCGGGCACGTCGTCGAGATGACCGAGGAGAGCAAATGA
- the argC gene encoding N-acetyl-gamma-glutamyl-phosphate reductase produces the protein MTVRVAVAGASGYAGGELLRLLLSHPEVEIGALTAGGNAGSALGQHHPNLLPLADRVLVETTAAELSGHDVVFLALPHGHSAAIAAELGEDTVVIDCGADHRLNDPEDWSRWYGGEHPGTWPYGVPELPGARERLRGAKRVAVAGCFPTVSSLALAPALAAGLVEPEAVVVAVTGTSGAGRALKPHLLSAEVMGSASVYGVGGAHRHTPEFIQNLSAAAGEPVKVSFTPVLAPMARGILATCSAALREGVSADSAREVYLKAYGDEPFVHVLPEGQWPQTSATLGANTVHLQLAVDPDADRLIVVAAEDNLTKGTAGGAVQCMNIAVGLPETTGLPTVGVAP, from the coding sequence ATGACGGTTCGAGTGGCTGTTGCCGGTGCCAGTGGCTACGCGGGTGGGGAGCTGCTTCGCCTGCTGCTCTCGCACCCCGAGGTGGAGATCGGTGCGTTGACCGCGGGCGGCAACGCCGGGAGCGCGCTCGGGCAGCACCACCCGAACCTGCTGCCGCTGGCCGACCGGGTGCTGGTCGAGACCACGGCCGCCGAGCTCTCCGGGCACGACGTCGTCTTCCTCGCGCTGCCGCACGGGCACTCCGCCGCGATCGCCGCCGAGCTCGGCGAGGACACCGTGGTGATCGACTGCGGTGCCGACCACCGGCTCAACGACCCCGAGGACTGGTCGCGCTGGTACGGCGGCGAGCACCCCGGCACCTGGCCCTACGGCGTTCCCGAACTGCCCGGCGCGCGTGAGCGCCTGCGCGGCGCCAAGCGCGTCGCCGTCGCCGGGTGCTTCCCCACGGTGTCCTCGCTGGCGCTCGCGCCCGCGCTGGCCGCCGGCCTCGTCGAGCCCGAAGCGGTCGTCGTCGCGGTCACCGGCACCTCCGGCGCCGGGCGCGCGCTCAAACCGCACCTGCTGTCCGCCGAGGTCATGGGCTCGGCCAGCGTCTACGGCGTCGGCGGTGCGCACCGGCACACCCCGGAGTTCATCCAGAACCTCAGCGCCGCCGCGGGCGAGCCGGTGAAGGTCTCCTTCACGCCGGTCCTCGCGCCGATGGCGCGTGGCATCCTCGCCACCTGCAGCGCCGCGCTGCGCGAGGGCGTCAGCGCCGATTCCGCGCGCGAGGTCTACCTCAAGGCCTACGGCGACGAACCGTTCGTGCACGTGCTGCCCGAGGGGCAGTGGCCGCAGACCTCGGCCACGCTCGGCGCGAACACCGTCCACCTCCAGCTGGCCGTGGACCCCGACGCCGACCGGCTGATCGTCGTCGCCGCCGAGGACAACCTGACCAAGGGCACCGCGGGCGGTGCCGTGCAGTGCATGAACATCGCGGTCGGACTGCCCGAGACCACCGGCCTGCCGACGGTCGGAGTGGCCCCGTGA